Genomic DNA from Methanofastidiosum sp.:
GCCGATGAAGAAATTCTGGAGTTTGATGGGGAAATCCATGGATCAGGGTTCAAATCCCTGTGTCCCCACTTTAAGGTTGATTTTATGGGCACTTCAAATTTTACTACAATATCAAAACTTGTTAGACCTGAGAATTTGAATCATCACGGAACTCTTTTTGCCGGTGTGACTTCAATGTGGTTTGTTGAGGGGGCTTTTATCGAAGCTTCTAGAGTTTATGGGGATCCTACAAAAATTGTCTGTATCAAGGTCCATGGTATGAAATTTATTAGACCAGGAAACAATGGAGATATCGTCCAGATTGAATCAGTTTTAGCGCATGTTGGAAAAACAAGCTTGACCATATACACAAAGATATACAAAAGACTCACAAAAGAGCAACTTGTTGATGGATTTGTAACTTTTGTCACAGTTGATGAGAAAGGAAAGTCCATGCCACATGGAATTAACTATAAACCAAGTGGTGAAGAGGAACAAAAGCTCTGGAATGAAGTTGAGAGACTAAAACACTCTGATTCTCAAACAAAAATGATATAGTAAGGAGGGATTGCCGAGCTTGGCCAAAGGCGCAGGATTCAGAGTCCTGTCATGTAGGTGTTCGTGGGTTCGAATCCCACTCCCTCCACTTATTCTAAAAAATAAAAATTTTTTAAAAAATTGCTAGATTTGAAAATATAGCTGCAAGTACCATAAAGGCTATGTATGCAAGTATTAGTGCTAAAAAGGCCTTTAACCACGATGTTTCGTAGATGGATTTTACGACCCATAGAGCTACAACGAAACTAATAATTGTCCCGATAATCCCTAAAGATCCGAAAAATGATCCCAATATAGCGCTCAATGCTATTAATACAACAACACCGAGAATTGCTTTCCAGTATGAAGAATCGTCAATTCCTGCAAATTTAGCCCCTATCCAAAGGAACAGGGCGTCTAACAATACTAGAACAACTAAGCCTATTATGCCTACGTTCCACATTCCACCTATTGCAAATGTGCCAAACATTTTTACACCCACATTGTTGAGGATAACAATTATATATAGCTTAGTCTATTTGAATCCAAATATCTTCA
This window encodes:
- a CDS encoding hotdog domain-containing protein; this translates as MGTSNFTTISKLVRPENLNHHGTLFAGVTSMWFVEGAFIEASRVYGDPTKIVCIKVHGMKFIRPGNNGDIVQIESVLAHVGKTSLTIYTKIYKRLTKEQLVDGFVTFVTVDEKGKSMPHGINYKPSGEEEQKLWNEVERLKHSDSQTKMI